One Montipora capricornis isolate CH-2021 unplaced genomic scaffold, ASM3666992v2 scaffold_503, whole genome shotgun sequence genomic window carries:
- the LOC138036810 gene encoding uncharacterized protein codes for MEENTIASEPLYGWRLDVNHSKAAMEWLTFEIQQLRRDAWLACSDDERNQLEEIFLETGNDSSDPRFRQRIQHARNQGEYRIPDTRWTVDGYDVETNTIYEFLGCFWHGCPKCFPQRSETYRRLNDRSMADVHQETVLRLQSLSDRGYSVKTIWECEWQKCKNHDPEIAEIVAGYDLEEPLSPRDAFFGGRTNAVRLRYEVKEHTAEQIKYYDYTSLYPWTNKTQKYPVGHPEMIYTPPREKPISDYFGLAKCTVVPPYRLFHPVLPYRTHNKLTFPLCRTCVEENIDRPLHGKVSWCGHNEQERALTGTWCTPELEKAEQMGYVIQTIHEVWHFRETQVGLFEDYVNTWLKLKTEASGWPAWCDTEEKKQLYITQFQEKEGISLKYEKIAVNPGQRALAKLMLNSMWGKFGQQVNKLQVKEFIEPQAFCSFMDSDQHNVRFVSCIDEQRVEVHHREEALCENISPNLNIFVACFTTCWARLRLYEALELLNERVLYFDTDSVIFVQSPGEIKPVLGDYLGDFTDELTNGDFITEFCSGGPKNYGYRTKKDKYCCKVRGFSLTVEGMTQLNYQVLRENTLNEMQKPLD; via the coding sequence ATGGAAGAAAACACCATTGCCTCAGAACCTCTCTACGGTTGGCGTTTAGATGTCAATCATTCCAAGGCGGCTATGGAATGGTTAACGTTTGAGATACAGCAATTGCGCCGAGACGCCTGGCTTGCATGTAGCGATGACGAACGAAATCAGTTGGaagaaattttcttggaaaCAGGCAATGATAGCTCCGACCCGCGGTTCCGTCAGCGAATACAACATGCTAGGAATCAAGGCGAATATCGCATTCCAGACACCCGGTGGACAGTCGATGGCTATGATGTTGAGACAAACACGATTTACGAGTTTCTAGGCTGTTTTTGGCATGGTTGCCCGAAGTGTTTTCCTCAGCGCTCAGAAACCTACCGCCGACTGAACGATCGCTCCATGGCCGACGTTCATCAAGAAACCGTGTTACGATTACAAAGTCTTTCCGATCGAGGCTATTCAGTAAAAACCATCTGGGAGTGCGAATGGCAGAAATGTAAGAACCACGATCCGGAAATAGCTGAGATTGTCGCAGGGTACGATTTAGAAGAACCGCTTTCACCTCGAGACGCCTTTTTTGGTGGCCGCACAAATGCTGTTCGTCTTCGTTACGAAGTCAAAGAACATACCGCTGAACAAATCAAATATTATGATTATACCAGTCTCTACCCTTGGACCAATAAGACCCAGAAGTATCCGGTGGGACATCCTGAAATGATTTACACCCCGCCACGAGAGAAACCAATTTCCGATTATTTTGGCCTCGCAAAGTGTACAGTAGTACCACCATATCGCCTTTTCCACCCTGTATTACCATACAGAACTCATAACAAACTCACGTTTCCTCTGTGTCGTACCTGCGTCGAAGAAAACATCGACCGTCCTCTCCATGGGAAAGTCTCTTGGTGTGGCCATAACGAACAGGAGAGAGCATTGACCGGTACGTGGTGTACACCAGAACTAGAAAAAGCGGAACAGATGGGTTACGTGATCCAAACCATTCACGAAGTGTGGCATTTCCGAGAAACGCAAGTAGGCCTGTTCGAAGATTATGTGAACACTTGGCTCAAATTGAAAACGGAAGCTTCAGGCTGGCCCGCATGGTGCGACACAGAGGAAAAGAAACAACTCTACATAACTCAGTTTCAAGAGAAAGAAGGTATTTCCTTAAAATATGAGAAGATTGCCGTCAATCCTGGTCAGCGGGCTTTGGCCAAACTGATGTTAAACTCCATGTGGGGAAAATTTGGGCAGCAAGTGAACAAATTGCAAGTGAAAGAATTCATTGAACCTCAAGCCTTTTGTAGTTTCATGGACAGTGATCAACATAATGTTCGTTTTGTCAGCTGTATCGACGAACAAAGAGTGGAAGTCCATCATCGCGAGGAAGCGTTATGTGAAAATATTTCCCCCAATCTGAATATCTTCGTGGCCTGTTTCACTACCTGCTGGGCGCGCTTGCGTCTCTATGAAGCTCTAGAACTGTTGAACGAAAGGGTGTTGTATTTTGATACAGACAGTGTGATTTTCGTGCAATCCCCGGGAGAAATCAAACCAGTGCTCGGCGATTATTTGGGCGATTTTACGGATGAATTAACCAACGGAGATTTCATCACAGAGTTTTGCTCGGGGGGGCCGAAGAATTATGGATATCGTACGAAGAAAGACAAGTATTGTTGCAAAGTACGAGGATTTTCATTGACCGTCGAAGGGATGACACAACTCAATTATCAAGTGTTGCGTGAAAACACCTTGAATGAAATGCAAAAGCCTTTAGATTAA
- the LOC138036813 gene encoding uncharacterized protein: MTEDDEEKFQKADECHICNKKYNENDVRVRDHRHIAGKYRGSAHQDCNLNFQITDKIPVIFHNLRAYDSHFIMQEIGETGKKHTYTNKKGEKCQMNINAIPNNMEKYMAFMLGNHLTFIDSFQFMSSSLEKLVSNLPKELLKYTSQIFKNKKLDLMSQKGVYPYDFMDSFDKFNEKRPPKEKFYSILNDVHISDEDYKHAQNVWDTFSLKNMGEYHDLYIKSDILLLADVFENFRKTCLEYYKLDPCHYFTSPGLSWDAMLKMTKMQLQLMTDIDMFQFIEKGMRGGTSYIANRYGATNNKYMKTYDEKAPSKYIMYLDANNLYGWAMSQYLPNGGFRWMTEKQINNINLSKYNENCKKGLILEVDLAYPEELHNLHNDYPLAPEKIKVTENMLSEYCKNIAKKYKISIGLVHKLIPTLSNKEKYVLHYKNLQLYTDLGLKLTKVHRVLEFNQSPWLKEYIDFNTEKRTNAKNAFEKDFFKLMNNSVFGKTMENIRKRVDVRLVTDENKLLKMAAKPTYVSSKIFNENLVAVHKIKETLVLNRPAYVGMCILDLSKTLMYDFHYNYIKQK; encoded by the coding sequence ATGACTGAAGATGatgaagagaaatttcaaaaagctgaTGAATGTCATatctgcaataaaaaatacaatgaaaatgatgtgAGAGTTAGAGACCATCGCCATATCGCAGGTAAATACAGAGGATCAGCTCACCAAGATTGTAATCTTAACTTTCAAATAACTGATAAAATTCCAGTAATATTCCATAATTTGAGAGCTTATGATTCACATTTCATAATGCAAGAGATTGGTGAAACAGGCAAAAAGCATACATACACGaataagaaaggtgaaaagtGTCAAATGAACATCAATGCAATTCCTAATAACATGGAGAAATAcatggctttcatgcttggcAATCATCTTACCTTCATTGATAGTTTCCAATTCATGAGCTCTAGTTTGGAAAAACTAGTGAGTAATCTACCAAAAGAATTATTAAAATATACCTCTCAaatattcaaaaacaaaaagcttGATTTAATGTCTCAAAAAGGAGTCTATCCATACGACTTCATGGACAGTTTtgataaattcaatgaaaagagaccaccaaaagaaaaattttataGCATATTGAATGATGTGCATATCTCAGATGAAGATTATAAACATGCTCAAAATGTGTGGGATACATTCTCTCTTAAAAATATGGGTGAGTATCATGATTTATATATCAAATCTGACATCCTTCTATTAGCAGatgtttttgaaaactttaGGAAAACATGTTTAGAATACTACAAACTCGATCCATGTCATTATTTCACGTCTCCAGGGCTTTCATGGGatgctatgttaaagatgacAAAAATGCAATTACAACTAATGACTGACATCGATATGtttcaatttattgaaaaaGGCATGCGAGGAGGAACCAGCTATATAGCCAATCGTTATGGTGCGACaaacaataaatacatgaaaacatatgatgaAAAGGCGCCCTCAAAGTATATCATGTATCTTGATGCCAACAATCTATATGGTTGGGCCATGTCACAATACCTGCCAAATGGTGGTTTCAGATGGATGACAGAAAAGCAGATTAACAACATAAATTTATCCAAATATAATGAAAACTGTAAAAAAGGGTTAATACTAGAAGTAGACCTAGCATATCCAGAAGAACTACATAATTTGCACAATGACTACCCACTAGCGCctgaaaaaattaaagtaacCGAAAATATGTTGTCAGAATATTGCAAAAACatagcaaaaaaatataaaatatcaaTCGGTTTGGTTCACAAATTAATACCAACattaagcaataaagaaaagtaTGTTCTTCATTACAAAAACCTACAATTATACACAGATCTAGGTTTAAAATTAACCAAAGTCCATCGAGTGTTGGAGTTCAATCAGTCACCATGGTTGAAAGAATACATTGATTTCAACACTGAGAAAAGAACCAATGCTAAAAATGCTTTTGAGAAAGACTTCTTCAAGCTCATGAATAACAGCGtctttggtaaaacaatggaaaacattagAAAAAGAGTAGATGTTAGATTAGTgactgatgaaaacaaactattaaaaatggctgctaaaccCACATACGTTAGTAGCAAGATCTTCAATGAAAATCTAGTAGCTGTACATAAGATTAAAGAGACACTAGTCCTAAACCGgccggcatatgtgggtatgtgcATCTTAGATCTAAGCAAGACGCTTATGTATGATTTCCACTAcaattatatcaaacaaaagtAA